The following proteins are co-located in the uncultured Draconibacterium sp. genome:
- a CDS encoding alpha-L-arabinofuranosidase C-terminal domain-containing protein — MKHFGIILTFVLSFQFLQAQEKFVVDVQKVGSDIQPDMYGVFFEDINFGADGGLYAELIKNRSFDFHQPFVGWTPFGDVQVLNESPCFDRNPNYVRLNEKGLRRGTGLENVGFTGIGFKQNDNYNFSFYARSLAESEMTFKVILVSAENENIGIAEIQVSGKEWKKYSIQIKATATSAKGKVRLILQTAGVVDLDHISLFPAETWKNRENGLRKDLVEALYELNPGVFRFPGGCIIEGNTLETRYQWKNSVGPVENRPINENRWNYTFDYRFFPDYYQTYGLGFYEFFLLSEDLGAEPLPVISCGLACQYESTECVAVGDLQPYIDDAVDLVEFANGPVNSKWGKVRAEMGHPEPFNLKYLAVGNEQWGEGYVERLIPFMEALNKKYPEIKIIGTAGPTPDGEKFDYLWPKMKELKVDLVDEHYYRSPEWFLDNAERYDSYDRNGPKVFAGEFASHHKSRNNNMRAAISEAAFMTGLERNADIVTLATYAPLFAHVDAWQWKPDMIWFDNFSVVRTPNYYVQKMYANNVGTNVLPITMDGANITGQDSLYASAVIDKNSSEVIVKIVNAGDKVHDLTIDLKGLKVTAKNNNVEVCYLHNNLPEAINTLEAPNTIVPGRFSTTADEKGFRIKALGNAFYVCKLKISK; from the coding sequence ATGAAGCATTTTGGAATTATTTTAACTTTTGTTCTTTCTTTTCAGTTTTTGCAGGCTCAGGAAAAATTTGTGGTAGATGTACAGAAAGTGGGTTCTGACATTCAACCCGATATGTACGGTGTTTTTTTCGAAGATATCAATTTTGGAGCCGATGGCGGATTGTACGCCGAATTAATTAAAAACCGTTCATTCGATTTTCACCAACCTTTTGTGGGATGGACACCTTTTGGTGACGTACAAGTGCTGAATGAATCGCCTTGTTTCGACCGGAATCCAAACTATGTACGATTAAACGAAAAAGGATTACGACGTGGAACTGGTTTAGAAAATGTTGGATTCACCGGCATTGGATTTAAACAAAACGACAATTATAACTTTTCTTTTTATGCGCGTTCTCTTGCTGAAAGTGAAATGACTTTTAAAGTGATTTTAGTGAGTGCCGAAAACGAAAATATTGGGATTGCCGAAATTCAGGTTTCAGGCAAAGAATGGAAAAAATATTCTATTCAAATTAAAGCCACAGCCACTTCTGCAAAAGGAAAGGTTCGTCTAATTCTGCAAACCGCAGGCGTAGTTGATCTGGATCACATTTCTCTATTTCCGGCCGAAACCTGGAAAAACAGAGAAAATGGATTAAGAAAAGATTTGGTGGAAGCATTGTACGAATTAAACCCGGGAGTTTTTCGTTTCCCCGGTGGTTGTATTATTGAAGGAAATACGCTGGAAACCCGCTATCAATGGAAAAATAGTGTTGGTCCGGTTGAAAATCGGCCCATAAATGAAAACCGTTGGAACTATACTTTTGATTACCGCTTTTTTCCTGATTATTATCAAACGTATGGTTTGGGTTTTTACGAATTCTTTTTGCTGAGCGAAGACCTGGGAGCAGAACCGCTGCCAGTTATTAGTTGTGGTTTGGCTTGTCAGTACGAAAGTACCGAATGTGTGGCAGTGGGCGACTTGCAACCCTATATTGACGATGCGGTTGATTTGGTTGAATTTGCAAACGGTCCGGTGAATTCGAAATGGGGAAAGGTTCGTGCTGAAATGGGACACCCGGAACCGTTTAATTTAAAATATCTGGCAGTTGGAAACGAGCAGTGGGGCGAAGGTTATGTCGAACGTTTGATTCCTTTTATGGAGGCCCTGAATAAAAAGTATCCTGAAATAAAAATTATAGGAACTGCAGGCCCAACACCCGATGGTGAAAAATTTGACTACCTGTGGCCAAAAATGAAGGAATTAAAAGTTGATTTGGTGGACGAACATTACTACCGCAGTCCGGAATGGTTTCTGGACAATGCCGAACGTTATGATTCGTATGATAGAAATGGACCAAAAGTGTTTGCCGGTGAATTTGCTTCGCATCATAAAAGCCGCAATAATAATATGCGTGCTGCCATTTCGGAAGCCGCTTTTATGACCGGACTTGAACGCAACGCAGACATCGTAACTTTGGCGACGTACGCACCTCTTTTTGCTCATGTTGATGCCTGGCAGTGGAAACCTGATATGATTTGGTTCGATAATTTTTCGGTGGTTCGCACCCCAAACTACTATGTGCAAAAAATGTATGCCAATAATGTGGGAACAAATGTTTTACCCATTACGATGGATGGTGCAAACATTACGGGGCAAGACAGCCTGTATGCCAGTGCCGTAATTGATAAAAACAGTTCGGAAGTTATTGTTAAAATTGTAAATGCCGGCGATAAAGTTCACGACCTGACCATTGATTTGAAAGGCCTGAAAGTGACAGCTAAAAACAATAATGTTGAGGTATGCTACTTACATAACAATTTGCCTGAAGCAATTAATACTTTGGAAGCACCAAATACCATTGTTCCCGGCCGGTTTTCAACGACCGCCGATGAGAAAGGTTTTCGTATAAAAGCACTGGGAAATGCATTCTACGTTTGCAAACTAAAAATTTCGAAATAG
- a CDS encoding alpha-L-arabinofuranosidase C-terminal domain-containing protein, giving the protein MNKYILLSIVFIFKGLVAFCNEPDSAYVFAYSTNKNNNTAGLHYAWSVDKENWHTIGPEWRFLASDFGTWGAQKKMIQPFLFEDETGLKHCIWTLNNEVGQFAHAASDDLFNWKRQSYPEVTEEGNVLDLEVSYDKASKQYLITWLSEKQEQKKWFKTTTVDFKNYDETQEITKNERLNLRSTIVLDDEEQSGSIVKVSWKRIDGIIKWHEWSLFHNQERADNTSLDAERFKDLQSVKAAISVQPEKRKKISDKLVGIFFEDINYAADGGLYAELVQNRGFEYALSDRKNRDSTWNSYKSWSIEGSDATFSIDTTEPVHVNNKHFAVLKVDKTGSGLANEGFDGIPVKIGEKYDFSVFAKSLGDNNGRLLVQLIDENKKVIAESKTGTISGKWKKYETVLEANAASEKAKIVVIPQVTGEVALDMISLFPQNTFKGHKNGLRADLAQTIADIHPKFVRFPGGCVAHGDGLANMYRWSRTVGPLEARVPQRNIWNYHQSVGLGYFEYFQFCEDINAEPIPVLAAGVPCQNSATCGHGQQGGIPLCDMDEYIQEVLDLIEWANGDATTKWGKVRAKAGHSEPFHLKYIGIGNEDLITDIFEERFTMIFKAVQEKHPEITVIGTVGPFYMGTDYEEGWELATKLEVPMVDEHYYQPPGWFIHNQDFYDRYDRSKSKVYLGEYAAHLPGRPNNIETALSEALYMTSLERNGDVVEMTSYAPLLAKEGNTQWTPDLIYFNNNEVKPTVGYHVQKLFGQNAGETYIPGTIQLSDNSEDLKKRVAMSVVQDAESKDIIIKLVNLLPAEVEAGIDLTKLNIADSDAVLSVLSGTPDDKTAIPQSRKLQVSDNLKYQLPAYSFSVIRLKTNN; this is encoded by the coding sequence ATGAATAAATATATTTTACTAAGTATTGTCTTCATTTTTAAAGGTTTGGTCGCATTTTGCAACGAACCCGATTCCGCATATGTTTTTGCTTATTCAACAAACAAAAACAACAATACCGCAGGGTTACATTATGCATGGAGTGTTGATAAAGAAAACTGGCATACAATTGGTCCTGAATGGCGCTTTTTAGCCAGTGATTTTGGTACATGGGGTGCCCAAAAGAAAATGATTCAACCTTTTTTATTCGAAGATGAAACCGGTTTGAAACACTGTATCTGGACATTGAATAATGAAGTTGGACAGTTTGCCCATGCAGCTTCAGACGATTTATTCAACTGGAAACGTCAGTCGTATCCCGAAGTAACTGAAGAAGGGAATGTATTGGATTTGGAAGTTTCGTATGACAAGGCGAGCAAACAATATCTCATCACCTGGTTAAGTGAAAAGCAAGAACAAAAAAAGTGGTTTAAAACCACAACCGTCGATTTTAAAAATTACGATGAAACACAGGAAATCACGAAAAACGAAAGGCTTAACCTGCGTAGTACAATTGTTTTGGATGATGAAGAGCAAAGCGGTTCGATAGTAAAAGTGTCGTGGAAACGAATTGATGGGATAATTAAATGGCACGAATGGAGTCTTTTTCATAATCAGGAAAGGGCGGATAACACAAGTTTGGATGCTGAACGATTTAAAGACCTGCAAAGCGTGAAAGCTGCAATTTCCGTTCAGCCTGAAAAGAGAAAAAAAATCAGCGATAAACTTGTAGGAATATTCTTTGAAGATATAAACTATGCAGCCGATGGCGGTTTGTACGCTGAATTGGTTCAAAACAGGGGATTTGAATATGCACTGAGCGACAGAAAAAACCGCGACAGTACCTGGAACAGTTATAAATCGTGGAGTATAGAAGGTTCTGATGCTACTTTTTCAATCGATACTACAGAGCCCGTTCATGTTAATAATAAGCACTTTGCAGTACTGAAAGTTGACAAAACAGGTTCAGGTTTGGCAAACGAAGGATTCGACGGAATTCCGGTTAAAATTGGTGAAAAATATGATTTCTCTGTTTTTGCAAAATCTCTGGGTGATAACAACGGAAGGCTGCTTGTACAATTAATTGATGAAAATAAGAAGGTAATTGCCGAATCGAAAACAGGAACGATTAGCGGAAAGTGGAAAAAATACGAAACAGTGCTGGAAGCAAATGCAGCTTCCGAGAAAGCAAAAATTGTGGTAATTCCGCAAGTTACAGGGGAAGTGGCTTTGGATATGATATCCTTGTTTCCACAGAATACATTTAAAGGACATAAAAACGGCCTGCGTGCCGATCTGGCTCAAACCATTGCCGACATTCATCCAAAGTTTGTACGATTTCCGGGTGGATGCGTGGCACACGGTGACGGACTGGCAAATATGTACCGTTGGAGCCGGACTGTGGGACCTTTGGAAGCACGTGTACCACAGCGTAATATCTGGAATTATCATCAGTCGGTGGGCCTGGGTTATTTTGAGTATTTCCAGTTTTGTGAGGATATAAATGCAGAACCGATTCCGGTTTTGGCAGCCGGTGTTCCTTGTCAGAATTCAGCAACCTGCGGACACGGCCAACAGGGAGGAATCCCATTGTGCGACATGGATGAATACATTCAGGAGGTGCTCGATTTAATTGAATGGGCCAATGGCGATGCAACTACAAAATGGGGGAAAGTACGTGCCAAGGCCGGACATTCTGAACCATTTCATTTAAAATACATTGGAATTGGTAACGAAGATTTGATTACCGATATTTTTGAGGAACGTTTTACAATGATTTTTAAGGCGGTACAAGAGAAACATCCCGAAATTACGGTAATTGGAACAGTGGGCCCGTTTTACATGGGAACCGATTACGAGGAAGGATGGGAATTGGCTACAAAACTGGAAGTGCCAATGGTTGACGAACATTATTACCAACCACCGGGCTGGTTTATTCACAACCAGGATTTTTACGATCGTTACGACCGCAGCAAATCAAAAGTATATTTGGGCGAATATGCAGCTCATTTGCCGGGCAGGCCGAATAACATTGAAACAGCCTTATCGGAAGCCTTGTACATGACTTCGCTTGAACGAAATGGAGATGTTGTGGAAATGACATCGTATGCACCATTATTGGCAAAAGAAGGCAACACACAGTGGACTCCTGATCTGATTTATTTTAACAACAACGAAGTAAAACCCACCGTTGGGTACCACGTGCAAAAACTGTTTGGTCAGAATGCAGGAGAAACTTACATTCCCGGAACTATTCAGCTTTCGGATAACAGTGAAGACTTAAAAAAACGAGTAGCTATGTCGGTTGTTCAGGATGCTGAAAGCAAGGATATAATAATAAAATTAGTAAATCTTTTACCTGCCGAAGTTGAAGCAGGAATAGATTTGACGAAACTGAATATTGCTGATTCTGATGCTGTTCTGTCCGTTCTCTCCGGCACTCCGGATGACAAAACTGCCATTCCCCAAAGTCGCAAACTCCAGGTTTCCGACAATCTCAAGTATCAGTTACCGGCATACTCATTTTCTGTAATTAGATTAAAAACCAACAACTAA
- a CDS encoding family 43 glycosylhydrolase, protein MNLGKKTILVVLMAFVASTFFFTSCNKSEKYEAYLFTYFTGNAPGEEAIRFAVSEDGYNYRALNNNQPVLSNDEICETGGVRDPHILRSADGKTFYMVATDLYVPEMGWKNYAMVMLKSTDLIHWESSVVNIPKAFPEQFGDVWRVWAPQTIYDEEVGKYMVYFSMVQGEGPDIIYYAYANEDFTGFEEAPKQLLYNPTNNACIDGDIIKKDNKYYFFHKSESGAPGIKLAISDKLTEGYEYPNLERVDCEKENVEGSGVFKLNNSDEWILMYDVYGLGRYQFTKSTDLEHFTVIDEAVSMNFKPRHGTVMPITKEELQRLLDKWGSLDDPLIEANSELLKKQNVVISGARGIMRFPVKKGVDISSFDPQFTSFSGTTVTPLGPQDFSQGPVEYTVSMEGKGDQIYKATASEDHNPVLDGLYADPDILYAEKTGKYYIYPTSDGFHNWGGYYFKTFSSENLIDWKDEGIILNLRGDVSWANDNAWAPCIIEKKIAGEYKYFFYFCGKQKIGVAVADNPEGPFVDSGKPLINWKPDGIKGGQEIDPDVFTDPKTGKSYLYWGNGYMAGVELNDDMTSLKMNTLKVMTPDKTFREGVYVIYRNDTYYFMWSEDDTRSPNYKVRYATSKSPLGELTIPENNIVIQRDDAQEIMATGHNSAIQVPGKDEWYLVYHRFTYPKGKYMGRSAGFNREVCIDKLEFDADGNIIEVKPTLEGLQ, encoded by the coding sequence ATGAATTTGGGCAAAAAAACGATTTTAGTAGTTTTAATGGCATTTGTTGCCAGCACTTTTTTCTTCACAAGCTGCAACAAGAGTGAGAAATACGAAGCCTACCTATTCACCTATTTTACAGGGAATGCACCCGGAGAAGAAGCCATTCGTTTTGCAGTGAGCGAAGATGGCTACAATTACAGGGCTTTGAACAACAATCAACCTGTGCTAAGCAACGACGAAATTTGCGAGACGGGTGGCGTACGCGATCCGCATATTTTGCGAAGTGCCGATGGTAAAACTTTTTACATGGTTGCCACCGATTTGTATGTACCCGAAATGGGCTGGAAAAATTATGCAATGGTGATGTTAAAATCAACTGATTTAATTCATTGGGAATCGTCGGTTGTTAATATTCCAAAGGCATTTCCCGAGCAGTTTGGCGATGTGTGGCGTGTTTGGGCACCTCAAACCATTTACGATGAGGAAGTGGGAAAATACATGGTTTATTTTTCGATGGTACAGGGCGAAGGCCCGGATATCATTTATTATGCTTATGCCAACGAAGACTTTACCGGCTTTGAAGAAGCCCCTAAACAATTGTTGTATAATCCAACCAACAATGCTTGTATCGATGGCGATATCATAAAAAAAGACAATAAGTATTATTTCTTCCACAAATCGGAGAGTGGAGCGCCCGGAATAAAACTGGCAATTTCTGACAAACTAACCGAAGGTTACGAATATCCCAATTTGGAAAGAGTGGATTGCGAAAAGGAAAATGTGGAAGGTTCGGGAGTTTTTAAACTGAATAATTCGGACGAGTGGATTTTAATGTACGATGTGTATGGCCTTGGTCGTTACCAGTTTACAAAAAGTACTGACCTCGAACATTTCACTGTTATTGATGAGGCTGTTTCGATGAACTTTAAACCACGGCACGGAACCGTAATGCCAATTACAAAAGAAGAATTGCAACGATTGTTGGACAAATGGGGAAGTTTGGACGATCCGCTGATTGAAGCAAATTCGGAGCTTCTGAAAAAGCAAAATGTTGTAATAAGCGGCGCCCGGGGAATCATGCGTTTTCCTGTAAAAAAGGGTGTCGATATTTCTTCTTTCGATCCGCAGTTTACATCGTTTTCAGGTACAACAGTAACTCCGCTTGGCCCTCAGGATTTCTCCCAAGGACCGGTTGAATATACGGTAAGTATGGAAGGCAAAGGCGACCAGATATATAAAGCAACTGCATCAGAAGATCATAATCCGGTTCTGGATGGTTTGTATGCCGATCCGGATATTTTGTACGCCGAGAAAACGGGAAAATACTACATCTATCCAACTTCCGATGGTTTTCACAATTGGGGTGGGTATTATTTTAAAACATTTTCATCTGAAAATTTAATTGATTGGAAAGACGAGGGTATTATTCTGAATTTACGAGGAGATGTTTCGTGGGCAAACGACAATGCCTGGGCGCCTTGTATTATCGAAAAGAAAATTGCCGGCGAATACAAGTATTTCTTTTATTTCTGCGGAAAACAAAAAATTGGTGTAGCTGTTGCCGATAATCCCGAAGGACCATTTGTTGACAGCGGAAAACCTTTGATAAATTGGAAACCCGATGGAATAAAAGGCGGACAGGAAATTGATCCAGATGTTTTTACCGACCCAAAAACAGGAAAAAGTTACTTGTACTGGGGAAATGGTTATATGGCAGGTGTCGAATTAAACGACGACATGACCTCGCTTAAAATGAATACGCTGAAAGTGATGACTCCTGATAAAACATTCAGGGAAGGTGTGTACGTGATTTATCGGAATGATACGTATTACTTTATGTGGTCGGAAGATGATACACGCAGCCCCAATTACAAGGTGCGTTATGCCACTTCAAAATCGCCGCTTGGAGAACTTACCATACCCGAAAATAATATTGTTATCCAGCGCGATGATGCGCAGGAAATAATGGCAACCGGACATAATTCGGCCATACAGGTTCCCGGAAAAGATGAGTGGTATTTGGTGTACCACCGTTTTACATATCCGAAGGGAAAATACATGGGACGCTCGGCAGGTTTTAACCGCGAGGTTTGTATCGATAAACTGGAGTTTGATGCTGATGGAAATATTATTGAAGTAAAACCAACTTTGGAGGGATTGCAGTAA
- a CDS encoding family 43 glycosylhydrolase, giving the protein MMKQSKNTIILFVLTLFSSVCLAQNPLNFGSNLRTADPSAHVWDDGRIYVYTSHDEECQEDFWMKDWYVFSSEDLVKWTNHGPILSVDKLTWADNYAWAPDCAYKNGKYYFCFPAGNGHKDRVNPEKSTKWMGIGIAESDSPTGPFVDKIGAPLWSVPYANDPCLFVDDDGKAFVYFHGGDDYLVAEMAEDMRSVKGEFYKMDMGGYEPKMEGPWVFKRNGKYYFTMPENNRELAYYMADSPKGPWKYKGVFMEREGENNNHHSIVEYNGEWILFYHRWLDIDSKCGKQRHVCAEYISFNADGTISKVTRSEEGLAGKK; this is encoded by the coding sequence ATGATGAAACAATCAAAAAATACAATTATTCTTTTTGTCCTTACATTATTTTCGAGTGTTTGTTTGGCACAGAATCCGTTAAATTTTGGAAGTAATTTACGCACTGCCGATCCTTCAGCACATGTTTGGGACGATGGCAGAATATATGTTTACACTTCACACGACGAGGAGTGTCAGGAAGATTTTTGGATGAAAGACTGGTATGTTTTTTCGTCAGAAGACTTGGTTAAATGGACCAACCACGGACCAATTTTATCGGTTGATAAATTGACATGGGCCGATAATTATGCCTGGGCACCCGACTGTGCCTATAAAAACGGCAAATATTATTTCTGTTTCCCGGCAGGAAACGGCCACAAAGATCGCGTAAATCCTGAAAAAAGTACCAAGTGGATGGGAATCGGAATTGCAGAAAGTGATTCTCCCACCGGTCCTTTTGTAGATAAAATCGGGGCACCGCTTTGGTCTGTTCCATATGCCAACGATCCTTGTCTTTTTGTTGACGACGATGGAAAAGCATTTGTTTATTTTCATGGAGGCGACGATTATTTGGTTGCTGAAATGGCAGAGGACATGCGCAGTGTAAAAGGCGAGTTTTATAAAATGGATATGGGAGGTTACGAGCCTAAAATGGAAGGTCCATGGGTGTTTAAAAGAAATGGAAAGTATTATTTTACCATGCCCGAAAACAATCGCGAATTAGCCTATTATATGGCCGACTCTCCCAAAGGGCCATGGAAATACAAAGGCGTTTTTATGGAACGCGAAGGAGAAAATAACAACCATCATTCAATCGTAGAGTACAATGGAGAATGGATATTATTTTATCACCGCTGGCTTGATATAGACTCGAAATGCGGAAAACAACGACACGTTTGCGCCGAATACATTTCGTTTAACGCCGATGGTACTATTTCGAAAGTAACAAGAAGTGAAGAGGGATTGGCAGGAAAGAAATAG
- a CDS encoding glycoside hydrolase family 27 protein, giving the protein MKKLNLFTFLLLSILLSCSSKQQPQPFAKGEFKTWAQTPPMGWNSWDCYGPTVEEHEVKANADYMADNLKAFGWEYIVVDIRWFVENDKAGGYNQTDPRYVIDEYGRYQPAVNRFPSAKDENGFKDLADYVHSKGLKFGIHIMRGIPKVAVENKLPIKGTDGITADQIYSTELQCPWLRDNYTIVADKPGAQEYYNSIFELYAGWGIDFIKIDDLSRPYHQGEIELIRNAIDNCGRPIVLSTSPGETPIEAAGHVSEHANMWRMVDDVWDTWPHITHLMDICQKWYPYIASGTWPDCDMIPLGRISIRGERGKDRMTRLTPDEQYTLMTLFTIFRSPLMFGGDLPSNDAFTLSLLTNKEVLKMHSESTGVKQLFQEDGKVAITSSNPNNGDVYLALFNISDDEAPLQLSVSLNDLGIEGECTVTNMWTGENVGNFAGEFSRDLAAHASGLYIIRK; this is encoded by the coding sequence ATGAAGAAACTAAATCTTTTCACATTCCTTTTATTATCCATTTTACTGTCTTGTTCGAGTAAACAACAGCCGCAACCATTCGCAAAAGGCGAATTCAAAACATGGGCTCAAACTCCGCCAATGGGGTGGAACAGCTGGGATTGTTACGGTCCAACAGTTGAAGAACACGAAGTAAAAGCCAACGCCGACTACATGGCTGATAATTTGAAAGCCTTTGGTTGGGAATACATTGTTGTTGATATCAGATGGTTTGTAGAAAACGACAAAGCAGGTGGATACAACCAGACTGATCCGCGTTATGTAATTGATGAATATGGGCGCTACCAACCCGCCGTTAACCGTTTCCCTTCAGCAAAAGACGAAAATGGATTTAAAGATCTGGCCGACTATGTGCATAGCAAAGGCTTGAAATTTGGAATACATATCATGCGCGGAATTCCTAAAGTTGCCGTTGAAAATAAATTGCCGATAAAAGGAACCGATGGAATTACTGCTGATCAGATTTATTCAACTGAATTGCAATGTCCCTGGTTGCGTGATAATTATACCATTGTGGCAGACAAGCCCGGTGCACAGGAATATTACAACTCCATTTTTGAATTGTATGCCGGTTGGGGAATCGATTTTATAAAAATCGACGACTTGTCGCGACCTTATCATCAGGGAGAAATTGAGCTAATCAGGAATGCCATTGATAATTGTGGCCGCCCCATTGTTTTAAGTACATCGCCAGGCGAAACACCAATTGAAGCAGCCGGTCATGTTTCCGAGCATGCCAATATGTGGCGTATGGTTGACGACGTTTGGGACACCTGGCCACACATTACTCATTTGATGGATATTTGTCAGAAATGGTATCCTTATATCGCTTCGGGAACCTGGCCCGATTGTGATATGATTCCATTGGGAAGAATTTCAATTCGTGGTGAGCGGGGAAAAGACAGAATGACTCGTCTTACTCCTGACGAGCAATATACTTTAATGACCCTTTTTACAATTTTCCGGTCACCACTTATGTTTGGAGGCGATTTGCCAAGTAACGACGCTTTTACACTTTCGCTCCTTACAAATAAGGAAGTACTAAAAATGCACAGCGAGAGTACCGGAGTTAAACAGCTTTTTCAGGAAGATGGGAAAGTGGCTATAACTTCCTCAAATCCAAATAACGGTGACGTTTACCTGGCGTTGTTTAATATTTCAGACGATGAGGCGCCACTTCAACTTTCTGTTAGTTTGAACGATTTGGGAATTGAAGGAGAATGTACTGTGACAAATATGTGGACAGGTGAAAATGTAGGAAATTTTGCTGGTGAATTTTCACGTGATTTGGCTGCCCACGCCAGCGGTTTATACATCATTCGTAAATAG
- the pelA gene encoding pectate lyase: protein MKPTLFIPILVFFLALNSSSAQNRSSDYLKMRWGYVATRMPVEWYGSEEAKSVAENVLLSQKEIGGWAKNKPYHHVFSPEEIESYKNGKLEIGGTFDNGSTITELKFLAKIYAPIPDERYKSAFEKGVNYILQAQYENGGWPQYYPVKKAEDEVLVDHTQPYSMHITYNDNAMVNIMSLLKGIFTNSKEFAVFGLNEKWKEQAKIAFDKGIECILNTQIIVDGKPTVWCAQHHEVTLAPANARSYELASFSGSESVGIVMLLMDIEHPSERVISSVKGAVNWFENHKIEGIRIDREILADGKRNRIVVEDKNASALWGRFYDLETNKIFFCDRDGIKKNSLAEIGYERRNGYGWYTEAPQILIDKYPEWLASIQ, encoded by the coding sequence ATGAAACCAACTCTTTTTATTCCAATTCTCGTTTTTTTCTTAGCGCTAAATAGTAGTTCTGCACAAAACCGTTCGTCTGATTATTTAAAAATGAGGTGGGGTTATGTAGCTACCCGAATGCCTGTAGAATGGTACGGATCGGAGGAAGCCAAATCAGTTGCAGAAAATGTTTTACTCAGTCAAAAAGAAATAGGTGGCTGGGCTAAAAATAAACCCTATCATCATGTGTTTTCACCCGAAGAAATTGAAAGTTACAAAAACGGGAAGTTGGAAATTGGCGGTACTTTTGACAATGGATCGACCATAACCGAGTTAAAATTTCTGGCAAAAATATACGCGCCAATACCCGACGAACGCTATAAATCAGCTTTCGAAAAAGGTGTGAATTATATTTTGCAGGCCCAATATGAAAATGGTGGCTGGCCGCAGTATTATCCGGTTAAAAAGGCGGAAGATGAAGTTCTTGTAGATCATACTCAACCCTATTCAATGCACATTACCTACAACGATAATGCGATGGTAAATATCATGTCGCTTTTAAAGGGAATTTTTACCAATTCGAAGGAATTTGCAGTTTTTGGCTTGAATGAAAAATGGAAGGAACAGGCAAAAATTGCTTTTGACAAAGGGATTGAGTGTATTCTGAATACTCAAATTATTGTTGATGGTAAACCAACAGTTTGGTGTGCTCAACACCACGAAGTAACATTGGCACCTGCAAATGCACGAAGTTATGAGCTGGCATCATTTAGTGGTTCCGAATCGGTTGGAATTGTTATGTTGTTAATGGATATCGAGCATCCGTCTGAAAGGGTGATCAGCTCAGTTAAAGGAGCGGTTAACTGGTTTGAAAATCATAAAATTGAAGGAATACGTATCGACAGAGAAATTCTTGCCGATGGAAAAAGAAACAGAATAGTGGTTGAAGATAAAAATGCTTCGGCTTTATGGGGACGCTTTTACGATTTGGAAACGAATAAAATATTTTTCTGCGACCGCGATGGAATTAAGAAAAATTCGCTTGCTGAAATAGGATACGAACGACGAAACGGTTATGGATGGTACACCGAAGCTCCTCAAATTTTAATTGACAAATATCCGGAGTGGTTGGCAAGTATACAATAG